The Trichoplusia ni isolate ovarian cell line Hi5 chromosome 10, tn1, whole genome shotgun sequence genome window below encodes:
- the LOC113498250 gene encoding organic cation transporter protein-like isoform X2, translating to MGDVNKVTTFPDIMRKCFKMGLFKIIPSQGTNKEKSRTLSPVEDDGPDVVSTVIGKYGRWQLLMTFLMSLFSLPCTFHIYLPTFTAKATKFWCRQPANLSSLPLADWINYSQPFDSCQVRTLTADVTVQNILDHTGPVSEIFTKCTEWDYDRSEVGNTIISEWNLVCDKAYLTSLAEVMFLVGVGVGGVIGGWISDKFGRKRVLMSMMIAQSALAILSLLVRSFIQYLTVRLIMGFVSVSVVYAAFVLAVELVGGKWVTIAGVCNFFWLPLAYLIVTLLSMAMPNWRDLQLSLSIPGCLLIALWFVLPESPRWLLSMGKTQEAKVILQKAAKFNGREFPADIDKLLMLCKTDNTDEGPSVMMLFKGALRKRTICLFLAWFSMTIAYYGLLLNIGNFNLGNLHVTSIILAVVEIPAIAISIPILLKAGRRIPIFISMLACGLACVASELFSIAFDDQWIMIACLMIGKFSIGSTNMMLPIFTVELYPTVVRNLGVGASQIAAGLALICIPYLWKLTMFNDHLPMVTIAALAAFGGGIVLLLPDTSRPQGKPVADNKMPPFDNNSPCNGTFTITDDRGH from the exons taATCCCAAGTCAGGGAACAAATAAAGAGAAAAGTCGGACTTTATCGCCCGTGGAGGACGATGGACCAGACGTCGTGTCCACAGTCATTGGGAAGTACGGACGCTGGCAATTGCTCATGACATTCCTAATGTCGCTGTTCTCACTGCCCTGCACCTTTCACATTTACTTGCCTACCTTTACT GCAAAGGCAACGAAATTTTGGTGTCGGCAGCCGGCGAATCTGTCGAGCTTACCATTAGCGGACTGGATAAATTATAGTCAAccttttgacagctgtcaagtGCGGACGCTCACCGCAGATGTGACAGTACAAAATATTCTGGACCACACTGGCCCAGTCTCAGAAATCTTCACAAAATGCACGGAGTGGGACTACGATAGGTCCGAAGTTGGCAACACTATTATCTCGGAATGGAACCTCGTGTGCGATAAAGCTTACCTCACGAGTTTAGCTGAAGTTATGTTCTTGGTCGGCGTTGGCGTCGGCGGCGTTATAGGAGGATGGATTTCAGACAA GTTTGGCCGCAAGCGCGTTCTGATGAGCATGATGATAGCTCAAAGTGCTCTAGCCATCCTCTCCCTGTTGGTGCGGTCCTTCATACAGTACCTGACAGTGAGGCTCATCATGGGCTTCGTATCGGTGTCAGTAGTCTATGCCGCCTTTGTGCTCGCCGTAGAACTGGTCGGAGGGAAATGGGTGACGATTGCTGGAGTTTGCAACTTCTTCTGGTTGCCTCTGGCGTACCTCATTGTGACCCTGCTGTCAATGGCCATGCCCAATTGGAGAGACTTGCAATTAAGCTTATCTATTCCCGGATGCTTACTTATCGCATTGTG GTTTGTTCTACCAGAATCTCCAAGATGGTTGCTCAGCATGGGAAAGACTCAGGAAGCTAAAGTGATACTGCAGAAAGCGGCAAAGTTCAATGGCCGCGAGTTCCCAGCTGATATCGACAAACTGCTCATGCTGTGCAAAACTGACAACACAGACGAAGGACCAAGTGTCATGATGCTGTTCAAAGGAGCTCTACGTAAAAGAACAATTTGCCTGTTCCTAGCATGGTTCTCAATGACGATAGCATACTACGGGCTATTATTGAACATCGGAAACTTCAATTTGGGAAATTTACACGTGACGTCGATCATTCTAGCTGTTGTGGAAATCCCAGCGATAGCAATAAGTATCCCTATACTTCTGAAGGCTGGAAGAAGGATTCCGATATTCATAAGCATGTTAGCGTGTGGACTTGCTTGCGTTGCGAGCGAACTTTTCTCAATAGCCTTTGACGACCAATGGATCATGATCGCTTGTTTGATGATCGGGAAGTTTTCTATCGGCTCTACGAATATGATGCTGCCGATTTTCACTGTGGAACTGTATCCGACGGTGGTGAGAAACCTTGGAGTCGGCGCCAGCCAAATCGCGGCCGGCCTAGCGCTTATTTGCATACCGTACTTATGGAAACTG ACGATGTTTAACGATCACCTGCCAATGGTGACGATTGCAGCGCTGGCCGCTTTCGGCGGTGGTATAGTTCTCCTACTTCCTGATACTTCGCGCCCGCAAGGGAAGCCCGTAGCtgacaataaaat
- the LOC113498250 gene encoding organic cation transporter protein-like isoform X1: MKSKNNSCEPQPELQELLQKPHSLPLLGDGKRATIIPSQGTNKEKSRTLSPVEDDGPDVVSTVIGKYGRWQLLMTFLMSLFSLPCTFHIYLPTFTAKATKFWCRQPANLSSLPLADWINYSQPFDSCQVRTLTADVTVQNILDHTGPVSEIFTKCTEWDYDRSEVGNTIISEWNLVCDKAYLTSLAEVMFLVGVGVGGVIGGWISDKFGRKRVLMSMMIAQSALAILSLLVRSFIQYLTVRLIMGFVSVSVVYAAFVLAVELVGGKWVTIAGVCNFFWLPLAYLIVTLLSMAMPNWRDLQLSLSIPGCLLIALWFVLPESPRWLLSMGKTQEAKVILQKAAKFNGREFPADIDKLLMLCKTDNTDEGPSVMMLFKGALRKRTICLFLAWFSMTIAYYGLLLNIGNFNLGNLHVTSIILAVVEIPAIAISIPILLKAGRRIPIFISMLACGLACVASELFSIAFDDQWIMIACLMIGKFSIGSTNMMLPIFTVELYPTVVRNLGVGASQIAAGLALICIPYLWKLTMFNDHLPMVTIAALAAFGGGIVLLLPDTSRPQGKPVADNKMPPFDNNSPCNGTFTITDDRGH; this comes from the exons taATCCCAAGTCAGGGAACAAATAAAGAGAAAAGTCGGACTTTATCGCCCGTGGAGGACGATGGACCAGACGTCGTGTCCACAGTCATTGGGAAGTACGGACGCTGGCAATTGCTCATGACATTCCTAATGTCGCTGTTCTCACTGCCCTGCACCTTTCACATTTACTTGCCTACCTTTACT GCAAAGGCAACGAAATTTTGGTGTCGGCAGCCGGCGAATCTGTCGAGCTTACCATTAGCGGACTGGATAAATTATAGTCAAccttttgacagctgtcaagtGCGGACGCTCACCGCAGATGTGACAGTACAAAATATTCTGGACCACACTGGCCCAGTCTCAGAAATCTTCACAAAATGCACGGAGTGGGACTACGATAGGTCCGAAGTTGGCAACACTATTATCTCGGAATGGAACCTCGTGTGCGATAAAGCTTACCTCACGAGTTTAGCTGAAGTTATGTTCTTGGTCGGCGTTGGCGTCGGCGGCGTTATAGGAGGATGGATTTCAGACAA GTTTGGCCGCAAGCGCGTTCTGATGAGCATGATGATAGCTCAAAGTGCTCTAGCCATCCTCTCCCTGTTGGTGCGGTCCTTCATACAGTACCTGACAGTGAGGCTCATCATGGGCTTCGTATCGGTGTCAGTAGTCTATGCCGCCTTTGTGCTCGCCGTAGAACTGGTCGGAGGGAAATGGGTGACGATTGCTGGAGTTTGCAACTTCTTCTGGTTGCCTCTGGCGTACCTCATTGTGACCCTGCTGTCAATGGCCATGCCCAATTGGAGAGACTTGCAATTAAGCTTATCTATTCCCGGATGCTTACTTATCGCATTGTG GTTTGTTCTACCAGAATCTCCAAGATGGTTGCTCAGCATGGGAAAGACTCAGGAAGCTAAAGTGATACTGCAGAAAGCGGCAAAGTTCAATGGCCGCGAGTTCCCAGCTGATATCGACAAACTGCTCATGCTGTGCAAAACTGACAACACAGACGAAGGACCAAGTGTCATGATGCTGTTCAAAGGAGCTCTACGTAAAAGAACAATTTGCCTGTTCCTAGCATGGTTCTCAATGACGATAGCATACTACGGGCTATTATTGAACATCGGAAACTTCAATTTGGGAAATTTACACGTGACGTCGATCATTCTAGCTGTTGTGGAAATCCCAGCGATAGCAATAAGTATCCCTATACTTCTGAAGGCTGGAAGAAGGATTCCGATATTCATAAGCATGTTAGCGTGTGGACTTGCTTGCGTTGCGAGCGAACTTTTCTCAATAGCCTTTGACGACCAATGGATCATGATCGCTTGTTTGATGATCGGGAAGTTTTCTATCGGCTCTACGAATATGATGCTGCCGATTTTCACTGTGGAACTGTATCCGACGGTGGTGAGAAACCTTGGAGTCGGCGCCAGCCAAATCGCGGCCGGCCTAGCGCTTATTTGCATACCGTACTTATGGAAACTG ACGATGTTTAACGATCACCTGCCAATGGTGACGATTGCAGCGCTGGCCGCTTTCGGCGGTGGTATAGTTCTCCTACTTCCTGATACTTCGCGCCCGCAAGGGAAGCCCGTAGCtgacaataaaat